Below is a genomic region from Bacillus mycoides.
GAAATCGTAATGATCCGTCTCTAATTTTCGAAGTGCCTCTTTTCCATTTTCAGCTTCTCCCCACTCGTATCCGAAGTTATCTAAGTACATTCCGACAAGTTGCCTCATATCACTTTCGTCATCTACGACTAGCACGTTATATTTACTCATTGTCCTTCCCCTTCTCTCTCTATGAGTTGAAACGGTCCTTTTCCGACTTTAATTGTTTGTTTTATTTTCATATTCTTCATATCCATTACGCATACTTCATCGCTATCATAACTAGCTACATATCCTTCTGCACCGCTTTTCAAAAATGCAAATGGATTAGATCCTACTTCTGCAAATCCTACCTCTTGATACGTACTTGCATCAAACTTTCTAAGCGTATTTGAACCGTGACTTAGCGCATATACATACTTATCATCCTTTGTTATATTCACAGGCATAAACGGAGCATGTAAAGAACGCATCATCTCTCCGCTCTGTAAAGAATACACTAATACTTTCTCATTCACTTGACTTCCATCACCATGTCCACCAATCCATATTTCTTTCCCATCAGCGCTAACCGTAGCTCCTGTTGATGCTGGTGGAATCATAAAGGACTGTATCACTTCTTTTTTCATTGTATCAATGGTCGTTAGTTTCGTATCATAAAAGTTGAGTACAGATAACTGGTTATGATGCTCTACCATCGTTATCGGCCCTTTTCCTGTTGAAACACTCCCTGTCTCTTTTCCTTTTATCGTAAAGAACCTTACCTTTTGTTCATTTTGATCGGCAGCAAATAATTGTGTTCCATCATCTGATGCGATAACATTAGCAATTCCTTTTCCAATCTTATATTTGTCCACTTGTCTTCCTTCTGCTAGTGAATATACATACATATATTCTAATTGCTTACCATAAACAAGTAATTCCTCGCCATTTGGAAGTAGCGTAACCCCCGCAATCGGCTCATTTAATTCCCATGTTGTTAATAGCTTCTTTGTTTTTTTATCAATAAAACTAATACTACCTTCCTTTACATTCGTTGTTATAATAACACTTTTATCTTTAGCAATCGGTGTATACGAACTTCCTTGACACCCTACTAATAGAAATAAAAAACAGAGAAGAAAAACATACTTTCTCAAAAGATTCCCTCCATCTTCAGATGATTTCGTTATAATTGTAAAATAACAAATAAATGTGTGGAAAATGTGAAATCTTCCTTTATTAATAAACTTACATATATAATGTACAACAAATAGAATTTGAGGTGTGTAAATTATGCTTTTTCCTGATTTAGCGAATAAAATTGTACGTGAAGTACGCAGATTAATTACTGAAAACATTATTATTATTAATATACAAGGCGTTATTATCGCAAGTACAGATGCGGAAAGAATCGGTCAATTTCATGAAGGTGCACTCCGCTGTGCGAAACAAAAGAAAACTGTCATTATTACAAAAGACGATGAACGACGACTGCAAGGTGTAAAAGCTGGGATGAACCTTCCTTTACTATTCCATGACGAAGTAATCGGCGTGATTGGAATTACAGGAGAACCTGAAAATATTTCACAATACGGAGAAATATTACGTAAGATGACCGAATTATTAATTCATGAAAACTACTTTTTAGAACAACTAGAACTTGAGCACCGTTCTTATGAAGCATTTGTCTTTGATTGGCTTCAAAATACAGACTGGTCTCCAAGTTTTCTCGATCGTGCAAAAACGCTTGGCATTGATTTATATAAGAAGAAACAACTTATTTTATTATCAATCGCCCAAGATAATACGATGCTCCAGCGTAAAATTTGGCAACATATGCGCAACATTTTAGCAAAAGAAAATTTATTTGTTCGCTGGGGAAATGATCGGTTTATTTTGTTTACAACAATCCAATCCAAAGAGCAAACCTTTCAATTTTTAAAACGGTTAAAACAAGACAGTGAAACTTTATTTTCTATTACTTTATATATCGGGATTGGACAAACAGTTACGCCAAGCAATATGAACTTATCGTACGAACAAGCATTACGCGCCCTTTCAGTATCACTTGAAACGAAAAAAATTGTATTTAATGAAGATTTACGTTTAGAGATGTGCTTACAAGATATTTCTACTGAAACTCGAGAACAGTTTCTAGAGCGTACCATTGAAAACTTAGTATCATCTCCTGAGCTTATGCACACTTTACGTTTATTTATCGATTATAACCAATCTTATAAGCAGACAGCTGAGCAATTACATATACACATTAACACATTGCATTACAGGCTAAAAAAGATTGAAGAACATACAGGACTTGACCCGAAACAATTCAAAGATTTAAATGTTTTATACTTCGCACTCCTCTTATTAGATAAGCACACAAAAAATAACGATAAAATAGATTAATCTTTAGATGATTGTACATAGAAAGAATCCTCCAACTTTTTTATCATTATAATGAAAGCACTGTTACAACGTTTTTTATTATGACGAAATACGTTAACAGTTTGAGGGGGATTTCCAATGTTAGAAAAGCAAATTATTGATTCATTCGTATCTATTGTTGGCGAAGATAATGTAGATACATCCAATATGGGGCGTTTAACTTATAGTTATGATGCCACTCCAAACTTCCAAGCGATGCCTGATGCAGTCATCGCTCCTCGTAATACAAATGAAATAGCAGACGTGTTAAAAGTGTGTAACACTCATAAAATCCCAGTATACGTTCGCGGGTCTGGAACAAATCTTTGCGCTGGAACGTGTCCACTTGAAGGTGGTATCGTCCTTATTTTCCGCCATATGAACAATATTTTAGAAATTGACGAAGAGAATTTAACAATTACTGTACAAGCTGGTGTTATTACACTTGATATTATTAAAGCAGTAGAAGAAAAAGCTTTATTTTATCCACCAGATCCAAGCTCTATGAAAATTTCTACAATCGGCGGTAACATTAATGAAAACTCCGGCGGATTACGTGGTTTAAAATATGGCGTAACACGTGATTATGTAATGGGGCTTGAACTTGTCTTACCGAACGGCGATATCATTCGTACTGGCGGTAAATTAGCAAAAGATGTAGCTGGTTATGATTTAACTCGTTTATTTATTGGTTCTGAAGGAACACTTGGTGTTGTTACGGAAGCTATATTAAAACTTGTCCCTATGCCTGAAACGAAGAAAACGATGCTTGCGCTATATGAAGATATTAACGAAGCTGCTCGAGCTGTTTCTGCTATTATTGCAAATAAAATTATTCCGGCGACACTTGAGTTTTTAGACCAACCAACAATTGAAGTTGTAGAAGAGTTTGCACAAATCGGTTTACCAACTGACGTTAAAGCAATTTTATTAATTGAACAAGATGGCCCGCCCGAGGTTGTCAATCGCGATATCGAAAAAATGGCTAACGTTTGCCGTGCTATGAATGCGGTCGATGTTCGCGTTGCAAAAGATGAAGCCGAAGCAGATGCGCTTCGTACAGCACGCCGTAGTGCACTATCAGCACTTGCAAGACTAAAACCGACAACAATATTAGAAGATGCAACTGTACCACGTTCACAAATCGCTCCAATGGTTGAAGCAATTAATGCAATTGCAAAGAAATATAATATTCCTATTTGTACTTTTGGTCATGCTGGTGATGGTAATTTGCATCCGACTTGTATGACAGATGCCCGTAATGAAGAAGAAATGCATCGTGCCGAACAAGCTTTTGCTGAAATATTTGCGAAAGCGATTGAGCTTGGTGGTACGATTACTGGTGAACATGGTGTTGGCGCAATGAAAGCTCCGTATTTAGAAATGAAATTAGGTAAAGAAGGTATTGCTGCTATGCAAGGGATTAAACAAGCCTTCGACCCAAACAACATTATGAATCCTGGAAAGATGTTCGCGAAAGACTCTCGTAAAAGAGTGGTGGTTGAGCGATGACCACATTAAATAAAGAAAACATTCAAAAGGAATTTAAAGAACGATTAAGTGAAGATGAACTACTAAACTGTATGCGATGCGGCTTTTGTTTACCAACTTGCCCTACTTACATTCAATCTGGGTATAAAGAATCACATTCCCCACGCGGACGTATCGCCTTAATGAAAGCCGTCGTTGATGGTTTAATTGAGCCGGATGAAGATGTTGAAGATACATTAAATGTTTGCCTTGGCTGCCGCGCTTGTGAACCTGTTTGTCCATCTGGTGTGAATTATGGACATTTATTAGAAGAAGCTCGTGATATTATTAATCAAAATAAAAAGTTCTCCATGCCCGTGAGAGCTGTTCGTAAAGTTGTTTTTGAAGGACTATTCCCGCATCAAAACCGAATGCGAACATTAACAGGACTAATCGGATTTTACCAGCGTTCTGGTTTACAAACGCTAACACATAAAACAGGTATTATGAAGTTATTCCCTGAAACACTTGCAACGATGGACCTCGTTTTGCCAAAAGTCCCTAAAATGAAAGCAATGAAAGATCGTCCTGAATTTTTACCTGCTGAGGTGGCAAAGAAGAAACAAGTTGCATTCTTCACAGGCTGTTTAATGGATACGATGTTTTTAGAAACAAATAACGCAACGATGAAACTTCTTCAGTTAGCTGGTTGTGATATCGTTATTCCGAAAACACAAAGTTGCTGCGGGGCATTACATGGGCATGCTGGTGAAAAGAGTGGAGCAAAAGAATTAGCAAAACGAAATATAGAAGCATTCGAAGATTTAAACATCGACTATATTATTACGAATGCAGGTGGTTGCGGAGCTTACCTCGTAGACTATGATTATCTGTTAAAAGATGATCCCAAATGGGCTGAACGCGCAAAGCAATTTGTTTCTAAAATTAAAGATATTACTGCTATACTAGTAGAACTAGATTTCCATAAACGTAATGACTTACGACTCACGCCGCAAATCATTACGTATCAAGACTCTTGTCATTTACGCAATGTTATGCGAACATCTTCGGAACCTCGTATGTTACTAGAGGCCATTCAAGGCGCAACATACCGCGAAATGAAAGATGCGGACCGTTGCTGTGGTTCTGCTGGTATTTATAATATTGTCCATTCGGAGTTATCAATGGAATTTCTAGATTACAAAATGGACCGTGTACATGAAACAGATGCAGCGACAATTGTTACTGCAAACCCTGGATGTCTATTACAAATGAAACTAGGTCTTGAACGTGAAGGTCTTTCTCATAAAATGAGAGGAATTCACATTGTTGATCTATTATTAGAAGCAATTGAAACCAACTCGTAATAACTCGTAACATACGTAATAATAGGAAAACGGCTATCTCCTTCGTCTACGTAAAGAGATAGCCGCTTTTTTGTCCGCTACAACATTAAAAATATGTTACTTTATTATAAAAAAGAACAACAGAAACATTACAGTTTTGTAAAAATACATCCAGTATATTCCTCAAAAAAATGCTAAAATCATTGATACAATAGGATTCTTCATTTTTAATATAGGTACATTTATCCAAAAATCCCCTCTTAAAACCAAGTATAAAAATGCTAAAAATTCCTTTTATACTCTATGTTTCTCTTATTTCATCCCTTTCCTCCTCTTAGGATAAATTAGGAAATTTTTAAGTCTATGAATTTTTTTCCATCTTTTTTCTCGCAAATTGTATGCTACGATGAATTGGTCAGTCAGACAGGCTGTCAAAAACAAATCGTGTGAAAACAAATTAAAACTTTATATAGGGGGACACACATCATGAAAAAGCGTGTTTTATTATCTGTAGCTGCTGCAACAGCTCTTACTTTAGGAGTATCTTCTTTAGATGCACAAGCTGCAACAGTACAACCATCTAACATAAAGGTTCAAAATATTCAGCATTCAAAAATGATGATGAAGCAAATGAGCCAACAAGAATTACAAGCATTCTTACAATCTATGGGAGTTGAATCATTAGCACAATGGAACCAAGGACAATTCCAACAAGATTGCTTCATTCCTGGTCAACAGCCTACTGAAAATGTTGTTACTGAACAACCAACAGCTAAGCCAGAAGCTCAAAAGCCTGCTGAGGAAACTCAAAAACCAGCTGAACAAAAGCCTGCTGAAGAAGTTGCTAAACCAGAAGCTCAAAAACCAGCTGAAAACAACAATACTCAAAACGAAACACAAAAACCAGCTGAGCAAAAGCCTGCTGAAGAAGCAAAATCTTTAAGCGAATTCGAACAACGCGTTGTTGAATTAACAAACGCAGAGCGTACAAAACAAGGCTTATCAGCATTACAAATCGATACTGAATTAAGCAAAGTAGCACGCATTAAGTCTGAAGATATGCAAAAAAACAACTACTTTGATCATAACAGCCCTACATACGGGTCTCCGTTTGACATGATGAAAAAATTTGGTATTTCTTATAAATCTGCAGGTGAAAACATCGCCCAAGGACAACGTACTCCAGAAGAAGTTGTACAAGCTTGGATGAACAGTGCCGGACACCGTGCAAACATCTTAAATAGTGGCTTCACTCATATCGGTGTTGGCTATGTAGAAAGCGGCAACTACTGGACACAACAATTTATTACGAAGTAAATAAAAAGAGAGTCTTCTAGAAGAAGACTCTTTTTTTATGTTTCATAGCTTTCTAATATGTATGCGTATAAAATATAGAACATAAACAAAATAGACCCGCAGCTTATTACACTAATTAACAAGTAAAATCCCCACTTCAGGCTCAAAAGCAACGAAAATAATATGCTGCATGCCATCACTTGAAAGATTCGCCTACTAACTAAACGGATTTTTTGTAATTTGATCGGTTCTTTCTCTCTATCCTTCACCTTTTTAAACACTTTACTAAACATAAAAAGAAACATACTAATTCCAATCGTTAGTCCTGTCTGAAAGGATATAATACTTCCCAAATTAATAAAGAGAATTAGTATATGGACAAACATCATAAATAAAGTAATACTCTTTATAAATCCATTTATAATGAAATACTCTCCTTCATTAAACTTATATATATTATGTAAAATAACATATACTAATCCATGTAAAATAATAATAAGGACAGGGATAAATAATACGACAACTTGTTTACTCATAAACTCGTTCGCTCCACCATTCTCGTTCCAATGCACTGCCATACGAGTTGGTAAATATGGATAAATACATAGAGTAAGTAAAAGACAAGCGAAAAATATCCCTAGCATATATTTATATTTGATCAAGTAATTCTCACCTCTCTTTTCTCTTAACGGCTTCGCCTCTTTCAGAGAAATCCCTGCAAAAATCTACCTTTTTCAACTTTAAACTTACACTTTACCTATTTTCTCTTTCAAATTTTTTCATTGTATCGTTTAAATTTGTAGGGAAAGGTACGTCAACAACGATCTCTTCTTTCGTAATCGGATGCAAAAAATTAATCTTCATCGCATGTAACGCTTGCCCGGACATATATGTTGTTTGCCCACCATATAATACATCCCCAACTAATGGATTTCCATTATAGCTCATATGAACGCGAATTTGATGCGTTCTACCAGTTTCTAACTGTAACGTTACGAGCGTCGCATTTTGTTTTTTAAAATATTTCTCTACTTTATAATACGTTATAGCTTGGTCTCCCTTTGGAGAAACACGACGCCTTGTAGCATGATGTCGATCTCTTCCGATAGCTGCATCAATTGTCCCCTGCTTCTTTTTTACTTTTCCTTCAACAAGTGCCATATACGTTCTTTTGATTTTCCGTTCCATTAATAAACGATCCATAATTGCACCCGCAATTCTATGTTTTGCGAATACAACACCACCTGTCGTATCTTTATCTAATCTATGGATATGCCGAACCTTCGTCTCTAAACCTTGCATTTGAAAATGAAAAGCAACAAGATTGGCAAGTGTTCCCGTCCCATTTTTTTCAGAAGGATGTGTATCCATTTGCCCCTGCTTATTTACAATGAGTACGTGATCGTCTTCAAACACTACATTTAATTCACCATATTCCGGCTCTACGCCGTACTCCTCCTCCATAAACATATGAACTTGTAACTTATCTCCTTCTTTTAAAAGTTCATTCCATCTCCTTTGTTCTCCGTTAACCGTAACACCTTTTTCCATACGAAGCTGATGTAATAACTTTTTTGGTACTTCCCATTCTACTTTTAACAACGACTCAATACTTATACCATTCCACGTCGCTGGAACCGTAATTTCGCACCATTCGCCCTTTTTCTTTGTTTCCATACTATAATCACCTTATTTCTATTGATTCTCTCATTGTAACGGAAAACATAATTTGATGCACCGTCAAAAATAGAGGACAGCCTTATAATCGACTGTCCCCTCACGCTCTAAGCCTTTTCATTTCCTGCAACACTTCTTCAGCTTTTTGTTCATACAATAAATCTTTAAAGAAATCCGCCAATCGTTTATAGTCGTTGTACGTATCTAATAAGTCGTCTATTTTCTCTCCTTTCATAACCTGTTGCTTTTGCTTCATTTTTACTGGATAGCGATACCCCGATACTTCTTGTATTTTGTAATACTCATCCTCTACTTGAATGACTTTTACAAGTTCCTCTTCTTCCGCATCCATCGTATACCCGTCAAAGTCTCTAAGCAGTTCATAAATAATATGAGTCCATTCATCTTTTGGGTAAAACCCTTTTTCCAACCGATAACCGACAATGCGATACATATGCCCATCGTTTTCAGCAAACTGTACTGTATCATTTAGCTTAAACTTAAAATAACGAAACATTGCCTTCACCTACTTGTATGTAATGTTCTTATCACATACTATGCGCAAAATATGGGCCCTGCTATTCATAAAAAAACTCATCTTATAGATGAGTTTTTTTATGATGATTTTTCTCTTTTCTTTCGAAATGGTAGCCACCAGTTCCAATCCCCAAACAATTTCATTAAACTTGGTACGAGCATAAGACGGATAATTGTTGCATCAAGAAATATTGCTAATGCAACCCCAAGCCCCATCTGCTTTACTGGTAAAATATCAGTAAAGGCGAACGCACCGGTAACAACAATCATAATTAAAGCGGCGGACGTAATAATCCTACTTGTCGAAACAAGCCCTTCTAACGTTGCTTGATCGTTATCCCCTGTTTCTTCATAGAGCTCATGAATACGTGAAATAAGAAATACTTCATAATCCATGCTAAGCCCAAATACGAGGCCAAAAATAAAGATTGGTAATACAAATAAAACTGAACTCTCTTCTAATCCGAAATGACCACCTTCAAATAACCACATTACAATTCCAATTGTTGCACTTAAACTAAGTACGTTCATAATAATAGCTTTAATTGGAATGAGTATAGAGCGGAATGCGAATAATAAAATGACAAAGGTTGATCCAAATATAACAGACATACCAATTGCAACTTTATCTTTAATTTCATCTTCTAACTCTTGCTGGAACGTCGTCATACCGCCCAAATAATAAGTAACATCATTTTCTTTATAATTCTTTTTGAAATCACGAACCCATTGTTTTGCGGTTTCTGTACTTGGCTTCGTATCCAAAAAGACTTCCATTGTTGTTTTATTCCCTTTCGTATACGCTTCAAATACAGGAGCTATTTTCGCAGCCTCTGGCGACTGTAACATTCCAGCAACTTGATCTGCTTTCATTCCATTTAGCCCGTCATATACACTTTTCACCTTATATACTTGCTTATCGTCTTTTAACTTTTGAACAACAGCTTCTATCTTTTGTAAACTTTCTTTTTCTGTTATATCTTTCTTCGTCTCTACTACTAATGTCACATCAGCGTGTGTTTGGACAGTTTTATTAAAGGCTTCTTCATACTTCTCAAATGCAACTCTCGTATCACTCTTTTCAGGTAACGCTTCAACACCAGGAAACTGCAAGTTAGCTGTACGTAGCGGTAATAAACAAATAACAATAAATGTTGTAACAACAATAATCATGACGATTGGATGTTTCATTACAAACTGTGCAAATTTACGCCATACATTTGATGGCGTAGGCGCCGCCTGATTCTTTTTTAATATCCTTTTACCAATTAAAGATAATAGCGCCGGAAGAAGTGTGAGCGAAAACAAAATGCTCATAATAACGACAATCATCCCGCTAATAGCAACAGACTGAATATAATCTATCTTAAAGAAAAATAAGCCTGATAAACCGACGAATACACATAACCCTGAAAATACGATAGCACGCCCTGCCGTTTGATACGTAATCGCTATCGCTTCTTTCACTGTTCTCTTCGCAACTTCCTCTCGAAAACGATTTACAAATAACAGTGCGAAATCAATTGATAATGCGAGCCCAATCATCGGTGCAACATTTAACACGAAAATAGATAGCTCTTTATCACTACCTATAAAATATAAAATCCCCATCGTACTAATGACACTAAGCGCGCCATTTACAATCGGTAAAATAGACGCAATCAGACTACCAAATGAGAATAATAGTACGAGAAAAGCAATAGGTAATCCAATCATCTCTGCTACTTTTAAATCATTTTGCGTTCTTTCATTAATCTCTTGATTAATTTTCGGATATCCTGTCGGTGTTACTTTTAATACGCTATTACTTTCCTTCTCGATTTTCCCGGCAAATTGTAATGTCTTTTCCATTCGTTCTTTATTTGTTTTCCCGGAAAATAAAATCGTCGCATAACCGATATCATCTTGTAACATCTCTTTATTTTGCATTGGATGATGGAAAGATTCGTATTTTTCTTTCTCTTCAATTTGATTTATTATCCCCTCTATACGCTTTTGGAACTCCTCATGCGAAGTATCCTTTTCCTTCTCAAAAACGAGTAAAAGTGTATCTTGAGACTGCTTAAAATCCTTATCTAAAATTTCTTTCGTCTTTTGATAATCCCCTTCTGTTTGGAAACCATCACCGCCCAATACTCCTGGAAGTTTTGGAGCAAAAATACCGAGCACTATCGCAAGTAGTAGTAATGCTACAATTACTGTATAACGAAATTGATACAAAAAAGTTCCTAACTTCCCCCACTTATCAATTTTATGTACATTTGTCTTCACACATTTTCACCTACTTTATATAATTCACTTGTCATTTATACTTTATCACATCTCCCCATAAACAAAAAACGTCTAGAAAAACTATAATACTAGTTTTTCTAGACGTTT
It encodes:
- a CDS encoding YncE family protein codes for the protein MRKYVFLLCFLFLLVGCQGSSYTPIAKDKSVIITTNVKEGSISFIDKKTKKLLTTWELNEPIAGVTLLPNGEELLVYGKQLEYMYVYSLAEGRQVDKYKIGKGIANVIASDDGTQLFAADQNEQKVRFFTIKGKETGSVSTGKGPITMVEHHNQLSVLNFYDTKLTTIDTMKKEVIQSFMIPPASTGATVSADGKEIWIGGHGDGSQVNEKVLVYSLQSGEMMRSLHAPFMPVNITKDDKYVYALSHGSNTLRKFDASTYQEVGFAEVGSNPFAFLKSGAEGYVASYDSDEVCVMDMKNMKIKQTIKVGKGPFQLIEREGEGQ
- a CDS encoding CdaR family transcriptional regulator; the protein is MLFPDLANKIVREVRRLITENIIIINIQGVIIASTDAERIGQFHEGALRCAKQKKTVIITKDDERRLQGVKAGMNLPLLFHDEVIGVIGITGEPENISQYGEILRKMTELLIHENYFLEQLELEHRSYEAFVFDWLQNTDWSPSFLDRAKTLGIDLYKKKQLILLSIAQDNTMLQRKIWQHMRNILAKENLFVRWGNDRFILFTTIQSKEQTFQFLKRLKQDSETLFSITLYIGIGQTVTPSNMNLSYEQALRALSVSLETKKIVFNEDLRLEMCLQDISTETREQFLERTIENLVSSPELMHTLRLFIDYNQSYKQTAEQLHIHINTLHYRLKKIEEHTGLDPKQFKDLNVLYFALLLLDKHTKNNDKID
- the glcD gene encoding glycolate oxidase subunit GlcD, producing MLEKQIIDSFVSIVGEDNVDTSNMGRLTYSYDATPNFQAMPDAVIAPRNTNEIADVLKVCNTHKIPVYVRGSGTNLCAGTCPLEGGIVLIFRHMNNILEIDEENLTITVQAGVITLDIIKAVEEKALFYPPDPSSMKISTIGGNINENSGGLRGLKYGVTRDYVMGLELVLPNGDIIRTGGKLAKDVAGYDLTRLFIGSEGTLGVVTEAILKLVPMPETKKTMLALYEDINEAARAVSAIIANKIIPATLEFLDQPTIEVVEEFAQIGLPTDVKAILLIEQDGPPEVVNRDIEKMANVCRAMNAVDVRVAKDEAEADALRTARRSALSALARLKPTTILEDATVPRSQIAPMVEAINAIAKKYNIPICTFGHAGDGNLHPTCMTDARNEEEMHRAEQAFAEIFAKAIELGGTITGEHGVGAMKAPYLEMKLGKEGIAAMQGIKQAFDPNNIMNPGKMFAKDSRKRVVVER
- a CDS encoding (Fe-S)-binding protein, yielding MTTLNKENIQKEFKERLSEDELLNCMRCGFCLPTCPTYIQSGYKESHSPRGRIALMKAVVDGLIEPDEDVEDTLNVCLGCRACEPVCPSGVNYGHLLEEARDIINQNKKFSMPVRAVRKVVFEGLFPHQNRMRTLTGLIGFYQRSGLQTLTHKTGIMKLFPETLATMDLVLPKVPKMKAMKDRPEFLPAEVAKKKQVAFFTGCLMDTMFLETNNATMKLLQLAGCDIVIPKTQSCCGALHGHAGEKSGAKELAKRNIEAFEDLNIDYIITNAGGCGAYLVDYDYLLKDDPKWAERAKQFVSKIKDITAILVELDFHKRNDLRLTPQIITYQDSCHLRNVMRTSSEPRMLLEAIQGATYREMKDADRCCGSAGIYNIVHSELSMEFLDYKMDRVHETDAATIVTANPGCLLQMKLGLEREGLSHKMRGIHIVDLLLEAIETNS
- a CDS encoding CAP domain-containing protein encodes the protein MKKRVLLSVAAATALTLGVSSLDAQAATVQPSNIKVQNIQHSKMMMKQMSQQELQAFLQSMGVESLAQWNQGQFQQDCFIPGQQPTENVVTEQPTAKPEAQKPAEETQKPAEQKPAEEVAKPEAQKPAENNNTQNETQKPAEQKPAEEAKSLSEFEQRVVELTNAERTKQGLSALQIDTELSKVARIKSEDMQKNNYFDHNSPTYGSPFDMMKKFGISYKSAGENIAQGQRTPEEVVQAWMNSAGHRANILNSGFTHIGVGYVESGNYWTQQFITK
- a CDS encoding DUF1648 domain-containing protein, producing MIKYKYMLGIFFACLLLTLCIYPYLPTRMAVHWNENGGANEFMSKQVVVLFIPVLIIILHGLVYVILHNIYKFNEGEYFIINGFIKSITLFMMFVHILILFINLGSIISFQTGLTIGISMFLFMFSKVFKKVKDREKEPIKLQKIRLVSRRIFQVMACSILFSLLLSLKWGFYLLISVISCGSILFMFYILYAYILESYET
- a CDS encoding RluA family pseudouridine synthase, whose amino-acid sequence is METKKKGEWCEITVPATWNGISIESLLKVEWEVPKKLLHQLRMEKGVTVNGEQRRWNELLKEGDKLQVHMFMEEEYGVEPEYGELNVVFEDDHVLIVNKQGQMDTHPSEKNGTGTLANLVAFHFQMQGLETKVRHIHRLDKDTTGGVVFAKHRIAGAIMDRLLMERKIKRTYMALVEGKVKKKQGTIDAAIGRDRHHATRRRVSPKGDQAITYYKVEKYFKKQNATLVTLQLETGRTHQIRVHMSYNGNPLVGDVLYGGQTTYMSGQALHAMKINFLHPITKEEIVVDVPFPTNLNDTMKKFERENR
- a CDS encoding MMPL family transporter; this encodes MKTNVHKIDKWGKLGTFLYQFRYTVIVALLLLAIVLGIFAPKLPGVLGGDGFQTEGDYQKTKEILDKDFKQSQDTLLLVFEKEKDTSHEEFQKRIEGIINQIEEKEKYESFHHPMQNKEMLQDDIGYATILFSGKTNKERMEKTLQFAGKIEKESNSVLKVTPTGYPKINQEINERTQNDLKVAEMIGLPIAFLVLLFSFGSLIASILPIVNGALSVISTMGILYFIGSDKELSIFVLNVAPMIGLALSIDFALLFVNRFREEVAKRTVKEAIAITYQTAGRAIVFSGLCVFVGLSGLFFFKIDYIQSVAISGMIVVIMSILFSLTLLPALLSLIGKRILKKNQAAPTPSNVWRKFAQFVMKHPIVMIIVVTTFIVICLLPLRTANLQFPGVEALPEKSDTRVAFEKYEEAFNKTVQTHADVTLVVETKKDITEKESLQKIEAVVQKLKDDKQVYKVKSVYDGLNGMKADQVAGMLQSPEAAKIAPVFEAYTKGNKTTMEVFLDTKPSTETAKQWVRDFKKNYKENDVTYYLGGMTTFQQELEDEIKDKVAIGMSVIFGSTFVILLFAFRSILIPIKAIIMNVLSLSATIGIVMWLFEGGHFGLEESSVLFVLPIFIFGLVFGLSMDYEVFLISRIHELYEETGDNDQATLEGLVSTSRIITSAALIMIVVTGAFAFTDILPVKQMGLGVALAIFLDATIIRLMLVPSLMKLFGDWNWWLPFRKKREKSS